One genomic window of Salvia miltiorrhiza cultivar Shanhuang (shh) chromosome 4, IMPLAD_Smil_shh, whole genome shotgun sequence includes the following:
- the LOC131023942 gene encoding LOB domain-containing protein 41-like — translation MRLSCNGCRVLRKGCSENCSIRPCLEWIKSPDSQANATVFLAKFYGRAGLMNLINAGPHHLRPAIFRSLLYEACGRIVNPIYGSVGLMWSGSWQLCQTAVEAVLKGAPITQISTDAAEAKNGPPLKAFDIRHVTKDGTLSGSGDLHRVRTRCRFKRSASKGRRSRVWVGSPDESGNGSPSHESALSHQSATAEPVPERTSRRSEESLGSAETPEPEAHADRNSESEERLDDAGDVIELDLTLGFEPIKQPKMGKLGEAVESAELCKMELGLDL, via the exons ATGCGACTCAGTTGTAACGGCTGTCGAGTGCTGCGGAAGGGCTGCAGCGAGAATTGCAGCATAAGGCCGTGTTTGGAGTGGATCAAGAGCCCCGACTCCCAAGCCAACGCCACCGTCTTCCTCGCCAAGTTCTACGGCCGCGCCGGCCTCATGAACCTCATCAATGCCGGCCCCCACCACCTCCGCCCTG CTATATTTAGGTCTTTGTTGTACGAGGCGTGCGGGCGGATCGTCAACCCAATATACGGGTCGGTCGGGCTGATGTGGTCGGGCAGCTGGCAGCTCTGCCAGACCGCGGTGGAGGCGGTGCTCAAGGGGGCGCCCATCACCCAGATATCCACCGACGCCGCCGAGGCCAAAAACGGGCCGCCGCTCAAGGCCTTCGATATACGCCACGTCACCAAGGACGGTACCCTCTCCGGGTCGGGCGACTTGCACCGGGTCAGGACGCGCTGCCGCTTCAAGCGGTCCGCCTCAAAGGGCAGGCGGAGCCGGGTCTGGGTCGGGTCGCCCGACGAGAGCGGGAACGGGTCTCCGAGCCACGAGTCGGCTCTCAGCCATCAGTCTGCAACGGCTGAGCCTGTTCCGGAGAGGACGAGCCGCCGGAGCGAGGAGAGTTTGGGTTCGGCTGAGACCCCCGAGCCGGAAGCCCATGCGGATCGCAACTCGGAGTCGGAGGAGAGGCTAGACGACGCCGGAGATGTGATTGAGCTGGATCTTACCCTCGGCTTCGAGCCGATTAAACAGCCGAAAATGGGGAAGCTTGGTGAAGCTGTTGAGTCGGCTGAGCTTTGTAAAATGGAGCTGGGGCTTGATTTGTGA
- the LOC131023943 gene encoding uncharacterized protein LOC131023943 gives MDCYENLVATGRVVCPKPRRVGPSNFSNSVMPLRCHLRDGAEAFDSRAGAELLDLTLCKEGFQGEGCATVSSSPPFFFGSPPCRVQNPLAQDAHFRVQKHGPTASSPSDSASLPSSHSRVKFGNKQAAVRVEGFDCQSRVTAMA, from the exons ATGGATTGTTACGAAAACCTAGTAGCCACGGGACGCGTTGTTTGTCCGAAGCCTCGTCGTGTCGGGCCGTCCAATTTTAGCAATTCCGTGATGCCCTTGAGATGTCACTTACG TGATGGTGCAGAGGCGTTTGATTCGAGAGCCGGCGCTGAATTGCTTGATTTAACCCTTTGTAAg GAGGGGTTCCAAGGTGAAGGATGTGCAACTGTATCATCATCTCCCCCATTTTTCTTTGGCTCTCCTCCATGCAGAGTTCAAAATCCTCTAGCACAAGACGCCCATTTCAGGGTTCAAAAACACGGCCCCACAGCTTCCTCCCCTTCCGATTCAGCTTCTCTTCCATCATCCCATTCTAGAGTTAAGTTTGGAAACAAACAAGCAGCTGTAAGAGTCGAAGGTTTTGATTGTCAATCCCGTGTTACTGCTATGGCATAG
- the LOC131023944 gene encoding caffeoylshikimate esterase-like gives MGSPVKFEGISEDLQKILDAEMDHVGPRRRAREAFKDIQLSIDHILFKMPHAGLKIKESYEVNSRGLEIYSKSWLPDSGSPKAVICFCHGYGDTCTFFFEGIARKLASSGYGVFAMDYPGFGLSEGLHGYIQNFDIMVEDVIEHYSKVKEDPNLHMLPCFLFGQSMGGAVALKVHLKQPDAWNGAILVAPMCKIADDMVPPWLVTQILTGMAKLLPRLKLVPQKDLAELAFRDERKRKQTVYNIVSYKHKPRLGTALELLRTTKEIEEKLEKVSLPLLILHGKEDKVTDPSVSKALYEKANSRDKKLNLYDGAYHALLEGEPDEMILGVFGDIISWLDQHCNC, from the exons ATGGGGAGTCCTGTGAAGTTTGAGGGTATAAGCGAGGATTTGCAGAAGATTCTGGATGCTGAAATGGACCATGTGGGGCCCAGGAGGCGAGCTCGTGAGGCCTTCAAGGACATTCAACTCTCCATCGATCACATCTTGTTCAAG ATGCCACATGCTGGATTGAAGATAAAAGAg TCATATGAAGTTAATTCCAGAGGGTTAGAAATCTACTCGAAAAGTTGGCTTCCAGATAGTGGTTCCCCGAAAGCAGTCATTTGTTTCTGCCATGGTTATGGAGATACATGCACATTTTTCTTTGAAG GAATTGCCAGAAAGTTGGCATCTTCCGGTTACGGGGTTTTTGCCATGGATTACCCTGGATTTGGTCTATCAGAAGGTCTGCATGGCTACATCCAGAACTTTGATATAATGGTCGAAGATGTCATTGAGCATTACTCGAAGGTGAAAG AAGATCCAAATCTCCACATGTTACCATGTTTTCTGTTCGGACAATCTATGGGGGGAGCAGTAGCACTCAAGGTGCACCTGAAGCAACCCGATGCTTGGAATGGTGCCATTCTTGTAGCGCCGATGTGCAAG ATTGCAGATGATATGGTACCGCCTTGGTTAGTGACCCAAATTCTTACTGGAATGGCGAAATTACTTCCAAGACTGAAGCTTGTTCCTCAAAAGGATTTGGCTGAATTGGCATTCAGGGATGAGAGGAAGAGAAAACAG ACAGTGTATAACATTGTTTCTTACAAGCATAAACCACGCCTAGGAACAGCCTTGGAGTTGCTGAGGACCACAAAAGAGATAGAGGAGAAACTGGAAAAG GTGTCACTGCCATTATTGATCCTGCACGGGAAGGAAGACAAAGTAACTGATCCATCGGTGAGTAAGGCGTTGTATGAGAAGGCAAATAGTCGAGACAAGAAACTTAACCTATACGATGGTGCCTATCACGCTCTTCTGGAAGGGGAGCCGGATGAGATGATACTTGGAGTATTTGGGGACATTATTTCTTGGCTTGATCAACATTGCAACTGCTAA